From a single Granulicella aggregans genomic region:
- the budA gene encoding acetolactate decarboxylase, with translation MYQTSLPTALLQGVYDGGTTFSELMQHGDLGLGTFNALDGEMVALDGCFYQLRADGSATKVSPEQKTPFSVVTFFQPEKELAIEEPIVKTELLKLIEAATEANLFSAICIDGHFTGMKTRTVARQEKPYPPLTKATASQAVHEFPEVEGKLVGFRSPAYAQGLEVAGFHLHFIQKDRCAGGHALDFTVSKGSIKIAILHRLHIKLPQSPSSFERVPMLPISIRRSGQPKGDAAIGAGLRKRPIA, from the coding sequence GTGTACCAGACCTCGCTGCCGACAGCGCTGTTGCAGGGCGTGTATGACGGCGGAACGACGTTCTCTGAACTGATGCAGCATGGCGACCTCGGGCTGGGGACGTTCAACGCTCTGGACGGCGAGATGGTCGCGCTAGACGGGTGCTTCTACCAGTTGCGGGCCGATGGCAGTGCAACAAAGGTTTCGCCCGAGCAGAAGACTCCGTTCTCGGTGGTGACCTTCTTCCAGCCGGAAAAGGAGTTGGCGATTGAAGAGCCCATCGTGAAGACGGAGTTGCTGAAGCTGATCGAAGCGGCCACAGAGGCTAACCTCTTCTCCGCGATTTGCATCGATGGGCACTTTACCGGGATGAAGACGCGAACCGTAGCGCGACAGGAGAAACCCTATCCGCCTCTGACAAAGGCTACCGCCTCACAGGCTGTTCATGAGTTTCCCGAGGTTGAAGGTAAGCTGGTCGGATTTCGCTCGCCGGCATATGCACAAGGCCTGGAGGTGGCTGGCTTTCATCTTCACTTCATCCAGAAGGACCGGTGTGCGGGAGGACATGCGCTGGACTTCACTGTGAGCAAAGGCTCGATCAAGATCGCAATCCTTCACCGGCTGCATATTAAGCTGCCGCAGTCCCCGAGTTCCTTCGAGCGCGTACCGATGTTGCCGATATCGATCAGGAGATCAGGACAGCCGAAGGGTGATGCTGCCATTGGTGCCGGGTTGCGAAAGCGGCCCATTGCCTGA
- a CDS encoding MFS transporter, with translation MENDRLIESDIPGRLDRLPWSRWHLRVISALSVTWFLDGLEGSLGGSLAGALKSRGGLSFTDAQLGLSSSFYLGGAVLGALLFGYLADRFGRRRLFTWTLLLYLCATAATGLSWSIASFTFLRILTGAGIGGEYAAINSAVDELVPAHLRGRVDLWINATFWGGIILGSVVSSAFLSPHLFGQHLGWRIAFNSGVPLGILVLFMRRYIPESPRWLLSRGHTEQAEAVMQQIESEVPLGSGPLTLEAEPVPLRIESDSSIRRLLTLLIGPYRSRAVLCFILMASQAFFYNSVFFSLALVLLRFYAVPAEQVGYYFIPIAVANFLGPIVLGRLFDTLGRRQMIAATYVLSGVALFGSSWLFLHGILSLRAQIICWTATFFFASTAASSAYLTVSEVFPQSVRASSIAFFYAFGTLAGGAFGPLVFGHLVGGPSRTPLFLGYLAGSGAMVAAGLAQAMWGVNAERKPLEALALTCENR, from the coding sequence ATGGAAAACGATCGCTTGATTGAGAGTGACATCCCGGGCCGGCTTGACCGTCTGCCGTGGAGCAGATGGCATCTTCGTGTCATCTCCGCGCTCTCCGTCACCTGGTTCCTCGATGGACTCGAAGGTAGCCTAGGCGGCTCGCTCGCCGGGGCCCTGAAAAGCCGCGGCGGCCTCTCTTTCACGGACGCTCAGCTCGGCCTCAGCTCGTCCTTCTATCTTGGCGGGGCCGTTCTCGGGGCCCTCCTCTTCGGCTACCTCGCAGACCGATTCGGGCGCCGCCGCCTTTTCACCTGGACGCTGCTGCTCTACCTGTGCGCTACAGCCGCCACCGGCCTCTCCTGGAGCATCGCCAGCTTCACCTTCTTGCGCATCCTCACGGGCGCAGGCATCGGCGGGGAGTATGCAGCCATCAACTCTGCCGTGGACGAGCTCGTGCCCGCCCACCTCCGCGGCCGAGTCGATCTCTGGATTAACGCCACCTTCTGGGGCGGCATCATCCTCGGCTCCGTTGTCTCCTCGGCGTTCCTTTCGCCGCATCTCTTCGGCCAGCACCTCGGCTGGCGCATCGCTTTCAACTCGGGCGTGCCTCTCGGCATCCTCGTGCTCTTCATGCGCCGCTACATTCCCGAAAGCCCGCGCTGGCTTCTCAGCCGAGGCCACACCGAGCAAGCCGAAGCAGTGATGCAACAGATCGAGTCAGAGGTCCCCCTCGGATCTGGCCCACTCACACTGGAAGCCGAGCCCGTGCCGCTCCGCATTGAGTCCGACTCGTCCATCCGCCGACTCCTTACCCTCCTCATCGGACCTTATCGTTCCCGCGCGGTCCTCTGCTTCATCCTTATGGCCTCGCAAGCCTTCTTTTACAACTCCGTCTTCTTCTCGCTGGCCCTGGTGCTCCTGCGCTTCTACGCCGTCCCTGCCGAACAGGTCGGTTACTACTTCATCCCCATCGCCGTCGCGAACTTCCTCGGCCCCATCGTCCTTGGCAGGCTCTTCGACACCCTCGGCCGCCGGCAGATGATCGCAGCCACCTACGTCCTCTCCGGCGTGGCGCTCTTCGGCTCAAGCTGGCTCTTCCTGCACGGCATCTTGAGCCTCCGCGCCCAGATCATCTGTTGGACTGCGACGTTCTTCTTCGCCTCCACCGCCGCGAGCTCCGCCTATCTGACCGTCAGCGAGGTCTTCCCGCAGTCCGTCCGCGCCAGCAGCATCGCCTTCTTCTACGCCTTCGGCACCCTCGCCGGAGGAGCCTTCGGCCCGCTCGTCTTCGGCCATCTCGTCGGCGGCCCATCCCGCACACCACTCTTCCTCGGTTACCTCGCCGGGAGCGGGGCTATGGTGGCCGCTGGCCTTGCTCAGGCCATGTGGGGCGTAAATGCGGAACGAAAACCGCTTGAAGCGCTGGCGCTCACTTGCGAGAATCGATGA
- a CDS encoding Tex family protein, whose translation MADPKTLSPEILLHIAQTLNIPMHSLAAVIGLLNEGGTVPFIARYRKEATGNLDEVQIRDIEEKLAYFRDLVSRRETILASILEQGKLTDALKARIDATLDKSELEDLYLPYRPKRRTKATIARDRGLDPLAQYLWAQEATGQPLAEFAATFVDPVKEVATVEDALEGARHIVAETISEDADLRKPVRQLMFDEGIIVSKKTLDAVDEQEKFKMYYDYREPVKTIPSHRMLAIRRGETEAVLYFLIELEPLRATSLLRSRILRAQGDWTPHLELAIEDCWKRLLNPSIQGEIRLELKKRSDADAIQVFRDNLQNLLLAAPAGPISVLGIDPGLRTGCKVAVVDETGKFLANDVLYLHTSKNAASGAGDTLASLIARHNVRAIAIGNGTASRETDLFVREFLRDHKLDGIFSVTVSESGASIYSASDIARQEFPDLDLTVRGAISIARRLQDPLSELVKVDPKSIGVGQYQHDVDQRQLQQSLETVIESCVNRVGVDLNTSSWTLLRYVSGITERTALNIVAYRDQHGRFRSRKQLNEVAGIGAKTFEQAAGFLRIRDGDDPLDATAVHPESYPVVGRLAEHLQTSVSELIRNPQLLVKVDVKVLAAGTFTVTDILEELRKPGRDPRDKFVAPSFLESVRELSDVQPGMVLEGVVTNVTKFGAFVDIGVHQDGLVHISELSNRFIKEPSEAVKAGQIVKVEVLSADAKSKRIALSMKALMPPAAGRPIVPSPKAKPIAAPPAQPTLNDKLAMLSTKWRVS comes from the coding sequence ATGGCCGACCCGAAGACGCTCTCCCCCGAAATCCTCCTGCACATCGCTCAGACTCTCAATATCCCCATGCACAGCCTGGCGGCTGTCATCGGCCTGCTGAACGAAGGCGGCACTGTTCCGTTTATCGCACGCTACCGCAAGGAGGCGACCGGCAACCTCGACGAAGTCCAGATCCGCGACATCGAAGAGAAGCTAGCTTACTTCCGCGACCTCGTCAGCCGGCGAGAGACGATCCTTGCGTCCATCTTGGAGCAGGGTAAGCTTACGGACGCGCTGAAAGCGCGGATTGACGCGACGCTCGACAAGTCCGAACTGGAAGACCTGTATCTTCCGTACCGGCCCAAGCGCCGCACCAAGGCGACCATCGCGCGCGACCGCGGCCTTGACCCGTTGGCGCAGTATCTCTGGGCGCAGGAGGCGACGGGCCAGCCGCTGGCCGAGTTCGCTGCGACGTTCGTCGATCCGGTGAAGGAAGTCGCAACCGTCGAAGACGCGCTCGAAGGCGCTCGTCACATCGTGGCCGAGACCATCAGTGAGGATGCGGATCTGCGCAAGCCGGTCCGGCAGCTGATGTTTGACGAAGGCATCATCGTCAGCAAGAAGACGCTGGACGCGGTCGACGAACAGGAAAAGTTCAAGATGTACTACGACTATCGCGAGCCGGTGAAGACGATTCCTTCGCATCGCATGCTGGCGATACGTCGTGGCGAGACCGAGGCAGTCCTCTACTTTCTCATCGAGCTTGAACCGCTTCGCGCTACTTCACTGCTGCGCTCGCGCATCCTCCGCGCGCAAGGCGATTGGACGCCACATCTCGAGCTCGCCATCGAGGACTGCTGGAAACGCCTTCTCAACCCATCGATACAGGGCGAGATCCGCCTCGAACTCAAGAAGCGCTCCGACGCCGATGCGATCCAGGTCTTCCGCGACAATCTGCAGAACCTGCTGCTGGCCGCGCCCGCAGGCCCTATCTCCGTCCTCGGCATCGATCCTGGCCTGCGTACCGGTTGCAAGGTTGCGGTCGTCGATGAGACGGGCAAGTTCCTCGCGAACGATGTCCTCTACCTGCACACCTCGAAGAACGCGGCCTCCGGCGCGGGCGATACGCTCGCCTCGCTCATTGCAAGGCACAACGTCCGCGCCATCGCTATAGGCAACGGGACCGCCTCACGCGAGACCGACCTCTTCGTCCGCGAGTTCCTTCGGGACCACAAGCTCGATGGCATCTTCTCCGTCACGGTCTCGGAGTCGGGCGCGAGCATTTACTCGGCATCGGACATCGCGCGGCAGGAGTTCCCCGATCTCGATCTCACTGTGCGAGGTGCGATCTCCATCGCACGCCGCCTGCAAGATCCGCTCTCGGAGCTGGTGAAGGTCGATCCAAAATCGATCGGTGTGGGCCAGTACCAGCACGATGTGGATCAGAGGCAGCTGCAGCAGTCGCTCGAGACGGTGATCGAAAGCTGCGTGAACCGCGTCGGCGTCGATCTCAATACGTCCTCATGGACCCTGCTTCGTTACGTTTCAGGGATCACTGAACGTACCGCGCTCAACATCGTCGCTTATCGCGATCAGCATGGGCGCTTCCGGTCGCGCAAACAACTGAATGAGGTCGCTGGGATCGGCGCAAAGACGTTCGAGCAGGCTGCCGGCTTCCTGCGCATTCGCGATGGCGACGATCCGCTGGATGCGACTGCGGTGCATCCGGAGTCGTACCCGGTCGTCGGGAGACTGGCCGAACACCTGCAGACATCGGTCTCCGAGCTCATCCGCAATCCTCAGCTTCTGGTCAAGGTCGATGTAAAGGTCCTCGCCGCGGGCACCTTCACGGTCACCGATATTCTGGAAGAGCTGCGCAAGCCGGGACGCGATCCTCGCGACAAGTTCGTCGCTCCCAGCTTCTTGGAGTCTGTGCGGGAGCTGTCGGATGTGCAACCGGGCATGGTGCTTGAAGGTGTCGTCACCAACGTGACGAAGTTCGGGGCCTTCGTCGACATCGGGGTACATCAGGATGGCCTCGTCCACATCAGCGAACTCTCCAACCGCTTCATCAAGGAGCCGTCGGAGGCCGTGAAGGCGGGGCAGATCGTAAAGGTGGAGGTCCTCAGCGCGGACGCGAAGTCGAAGCGGATCGCCCTGTCGATGAAAGCGCTGATGCCTCCGGCGGCGGGCAGGCCAATCGTACCAAGCCCAAAGGCGAAGCCGATTGCCGCGCCTCCAGCTCAGCCCACGCTCAACGACAAGCTCGCGATGCTGTCCACAAAGTGGCGCGTCTCCTGA
- a CDS encoding carboxypeptidase-like regulatory domain-containing protein encodes MPSKGRAAGVYLQGRLCVGLLVCSLGTYAQSFDNVPTSLVRVHGVVVNAVTHTPLSRALVTSVDRRMAVMTDDKGRFEFDVNPAAANPSNSSALRLRGQVQAPYIVARKPGFRAPNLPALLPLDDLAALKAELRLQLMPEGSISGTAVGAADEVPSGLSVELLRRQLQEGISTWNQVQTQQVDARARFHFGGLMPGDYKLVTTEWVEQVGPMSTTASRPVASYPPQFYSAGSPGTSAAIIHLSGGQNTVADLNLRSAKYFQVELPVASATPVKNIQVQVASENGPGYTLGFNPKSQKVEGMLPDGVYHLTVVEIGDGNALGTNPNIRVGTGNLNVAGRPVQGAAIALAPGTRITLEVREDFTGPDPDAADAAPSPLPEGSILTANTAPPPAAPQEVDAAPPPPPRPVEVFLTHEDLGNQESNMAMPGYFPSLQLDSRTGSLVFESVLPGRYRVRFNARRGYVASATAEGVDLLREPLVVQPGATGPAISIVLRDDTGSIAGTVTGSTGRPMRAFENYVVAFPMGDEDVAQPAFANWQPDGKFTIANVVPGRYLVLAGEGRPVAFEYRNKAAMKAYESQGAVVEVTSRQTAEASLKPLPPETAYGDPGYVDEVEH; translated from the coding sequence GTGCCAAGCAAGGGCCGTGCGGCAGGAGTTTATCTACAGGGTCGACTCTGCGTCGGGCTGCTTGTCTGCTCGCTCGGGACCTACGCGCAATCGTTCGATAACGTTCCCACGTCTCTCGTCCGGGTTCATGGCGTCGTCGTCAATGCTGTCACCCATACGCCGCTCAGTCGCGCCCTGGTGACGAGCGTCGATCGGCGCATGGCCGTCATGACCGACGATAAGGGGAGATTTGAGTTCGACGTCAACCCCGCGGCGGCCAACCCTTCCAACTCTTCCGCTCTTCGACTCCGCGGTCAGGTTCAGGCCCCGTATATCGTCGCAAGGAAGCCTGGCTTCCGCGCTCCGAACCTGCCGGCACTGCTCCCGCTTGACGATCTCGCAGCCCTCAAGGCAGAACTGCGGCTGCAGTTGATGCCGGAGGGCTCCATCTCCGGAACCGCCGTTGGAGCGGCAGACGAAGTTCCCTCCGGTTTGAGCGTCGAGTTGCTCCGCAGGCAGTTGCAGGAGGGCATCTCTACCTGGAACCAGGTCCAGACGCAGCAGGTAGACGCTCGAGCGAGGTTCCACTTCGGCGGCCTGATGCCGGGAGACTACAAGCTCGTTACCACCGAGTGGGTCGAACAGGTCGGCCCCATGTCGACGACGGCAAGCCGGCCCGTCGCCAGCTACCCTCCACAGTTCTACTCCGCCGGCTCGCCCGGAACTTCCGCTGCCATCATCCATCTAAGCGGCGGCCAGAACACCGTGGCAGACCTGAACCTCCGAAGCGCAAAGTACTTCCAGGTCGAACTCCCTGTGGCGAGCGCAACTCCAGTCAAGAACATTCAGGTCCAGGTCGCAAGTGAGAACGGCCCGGGATACACTCTCGGCTTCAACCCAAAGTCGCAAAAGGTTGAAGGAATGCTGCCGGACGGGGTCTATCACCTCACCGTCGTCGAAATTGGAGACGGAAACGCGCTTGGCACGAACCCGAACATTCGCGTTGGCACCGGCAATCTCAACGTTGCGGGCAGGCCGGTGCAGGGTGCCGCGATCGCCTTGGCCCCCGGAACCAGGATCACGCTCGAAGTTCGCGAAGACTTCACCGGCCCGGATCCAGACGCGGCAGACGCCGCACCGTCTCCTCTCCCGGAAGGCTCCATTCTGACTGCGAATACCGCTCCGCCGCCCGCCGCTCCGCAGGAAGTTGATGCCGCTCCGCCGCCCCCACCTCGCCCGGTCGAGGTCTTTCTCACCCACGAAGACCTCGGAAACCAGGAGAGCAACATGGCCATGCCCGGCTACTTTCCCTCGCTGCAACTGGATTCGCGTACCGGGAGCCTCGTCTTTGAGAGCGTCCTCCCCGGACGGTATCGAGTGCGTTTCAACGCCCGGCGAGGATATGTAGCCTCCGCCACGGCAGAGGGTGTCGATCTGCTCCGGGAGCCTCTCGTCGTTCAACCCGGCGCGACCGGCCCCGCGATCTCGATCGTTCTTCGGGATGACACTGGCTCTATCGCAGGCACCGTCACCGGATCCACCGGCCGCCCAATGCGGGCGTTCGAGAACTACGTCGTCGCGTTCCCGATGGGCGACGAAGATGTCGCTCAGCCGGCCTTCGCAAACTGGCAGCCTGATGGCAAGTTCACGATCGCGAACGTCGTTCCGGGAAGGTATCTCGTTCTTGCAGGAGAAGGTCGCCCCGTTGCCTTCGAGTACCGTAACAAAGCTGCGATGAAGGCCTATGAATCGCAGGGTGCCGTGGTCGAAGTGACCTCTCGACAGACCGCGGAGGCCTCCCTCAAACCGCTTCCCCCCGAAACCGCCTACGGCGATCCTGGCTATGTAGACGAGGTAGAGCATTGA
- a CDS encoding response regulator codes for MGWKRSKRTENIDLMGLQMPEMNGIDAMEAIRKEFPHARIVILTTYSGDIRASRALKVGAVGPDWALTRNLYSPGLRWL; via the coding sequence ATGGGTTGGAAGCGGTCGAAGCGTACAGAAAATATCGACCTGATGGGCCTGCAGATGCCGGAGATGAATGGCATCGACGCGATGGAGGCTATCCGCAAGGAGTTCCCGCATGCGCGGATCGTGATTCTGACGACGTATTCGGGGGATATTCGGGCGTCGCGCGCGCTGAAGGTGGGAGCGGTGGGGCCGGATTGGGCCCTGACCCGGAACTTATATTCACCTGGCTTGAGGTGGCTGTAG